A genomic stretch from Mycobacterium cookii includes:
- a CDS encoding ATP-grasp domain-containing protein: MSPEHASDMRVGAPTDVRGGNVIRTLATLAGLLITLPIDALLVAVALLWRVKPPAAARPRTFPRTVLISGGKMTKALHLARSFHRAGHRVILAETAKYRFTGHRFSRAVDAFYCLPDPAERGYDDALYEVIRYEAVDNFIPVSSPAASVHDARARYALDDICEVMHATEDVVRMLDDKAEFSKVAVALGLRVPDWVRITDPRQILDFDFPAGRSYVLKRIAYNPVGRLDLPRLSRRTPQRNAALAHWLSISEENPWILQEFIAGREYCTHGTAVNGRLQVHVCCESSASLLNYAAVDKPEIRAWVEQFVTALGVSGQFSFDFIEGDDGNVYAIECNPRTHTAITTFHNHTRLASAYLDDGHPTVTPVTGARPTYWIYHEIWRLLTERGRRARLNSILRGQDAIFAWWDPLPYFMVHHVQIPALLIDNLRHRRGWAKIDFNIGKLVEPDGD, encoded by the coding sequence ATGTCGCCGGAACATGCATCCGATATGCGGGTCGGTGCGCCCACTGACGTCCGTGGTGGCAACGTCATCCGGACGCTGGCCACACTCGCCGGCCTGCTGATCACCCTGCCGATCGACGCTCTGCTCGTCGCCGTCGCGCTGCTGTGGCGCGTGAAACCGCCCGCCGCGGCGCGGCCCCGCACATTCCCGCGCACCGTGCTGATCTCCGGCGGCAAGATGACCAAGGCGCTGCACCTTGCGCGATCGTTCCACCGCGCAGGGCATCGGGTGATTCTGGCCGAGACCGCGAAATACCGGTTCACCGGTCACCGCTTCTCCCGGGCGGTGGACGCCTTCTACTGCCTTCCCGACCCGGCTGAGCGCGGTTACGACGATGCTCTCTACGAAGTGATCCGCTATGAGGCCGTGGACAACTTCATCCCGGTGTCCAGCCCGGCCGCCAGCGTCCACGACGCGCGGGCACGCTACGCCCTGGACGACATCTGCGAGGTCATGCACGCCACCGAGGACGTGGTGCGCATGCTCGACGACAAGGCGGAATTCTCCAAAGTGGCAGTCGCATTGGGGCTTCGAGTACCCGACTGGGTGCGGATCACCGATCCCCGCCAGATTCTGGACTTCGACTTTCCGGCGGGGCGTAGCTATGTCTTGAAGCGGATCGCGTACAACCCCGTCGGCCGGTTGGACCTTCCTCGCTTGTCCAGGCGTACGCCGCAACGCAACGCGGCATTGGCGCATTGGCTGTCGATCTCGGAAGAGAATCCGTGGATATTGCAGGAGTTCATCGCCGGACGTGAGTACTGCACGCACGGAACCGCCGTCAACGGGCGACTGCAGGTGCACGTCTGCTGTGAGTCGTCGGCATCCCTGCTCAACTACGCGGCGGTCGACAAGCCGGAGATCCGCGCGTGGGTCGAGCAGTTCGTGACCGCACTGGGCGTCAGCGGGCAGTTCTCCTTCGACTTCATCGAGGGCGACGATGGCAATGTCTATGCCATTGAATGCAATCCCCGCACCCACACCGCCATCACGACGTTCCACAATCACACCCGGCTCGCATCGGCGTATCTCGACGACGGGCATCCGACCGTCACGCCCGTCACCGGCGCCCGCCCGACGTATTGGATCTATCACGAGATATGGCGCCTGCTGACCGAGCGCGGCCGGCGCGCACGGCTGAACAGCATCCTGCGGGGCCAGGATGCCATCTTCGCGTGGTGGGATCCCCTGCCGTACTTCATGGTGCACCACGTCCAGATCCCGGCGCTGCTGATCGACAACCTTCGCCACCGCCGGGGCTGGGCCAAGATCGACTTCAACATCGGCAAGTTGGTCGAGCCGGACGGAGACTGA
- a CDS encoding sedoheptulose 7-phosphate cyclase, whose product MSDLQARVTSSPRAFHVEGYEKIEYDLVYVDGVFGPDSLELAETYRPYGRALMVVDETVYDLYGNQIHGYFERHGIDLTVMPVQIRETAKSLETFEKIVTRFNDFGLVRTEPVLVVGGGLITDVAGFACASYRRNTPYIRIPTTLIGLIDASVSIKVAVNHGKHKNRLGAYHASQKVLLDFSFLKTLPEDQVRNGMAELIKISVVGNTEIFELLEAHGVDLLQTRFGYLDGTPELRSAGERLTHQAIATMLELEAPNLHEINLDRVIAFGHTWSPTLELTPPDPFFHGHAINIDMALSTTLAEQRGHLSVDERDRVLGLMSDLGLALDSQYLTPELLSTATAAILKTRDGILRAAVPAPIGRCLFLNDVGVEELAEALVLHKKLCLDYPRGGDGVDMFTSTTYGSCHA is encoded by the coding sequence ATGAGCGATTTGCAAGCGCGAGTCACCAGCAGTCCCAGAGCTTTTCACGTCGAAGGCTACGAGAAGATCGAGTACGACCTGGTCTACGTCGACGGCGTCTTCGGGCCGGACAGCCTTGAACTGGCGGAGACCTACCGGCCGTACGGTCGGGCGCTGATGGTCGTGGACGAAACCGTCTACGACCTGTACGGCAACCAGATTCACGGCTACTTCGAACGGCACGGCATCGACCTGACTGTCATGCCGGTGCAGATCCGGGAGACCGCGAAGTCACTCGAGACGTTCGAGAAGATCGTCACGCGGTTCAACGACTTCGGACTGGTTCGCACCGAGCCGGTTCTCGTCGTGGGTGGCGGGTTGATCACCGATGTCGCGGGGTTTGCCTGTGCGAGTTATCGCCGCAACACCCCCTACATCCGGATTCCGACGACGTTGATCGGTCTCATCGACGCCAGCGTGTCCATCAAGGTCGCCGTCAATCACGGCAAGCACAAGAACCGGTTGGGCGCCTACCACGCGTCGCAGAAGGTTCTGCTCGACTTCTCGTTCCTCAAGACGCTGCCGGAGGATCAGGTCCGCAACGGGATGGCCGAGCTGATCAAGATCTCGGTGGTCGGCAACACCGAGATATTCGAGCTGTTGGAGGCCCACGGCGTCGACCTGCTGCAGACCAGGTTCGGGTATCTGGACGGGACGCCCGAGTTGCGTTCTGCGGGTGAACGTCTCACGCACCAGGCGATCGCCACCATGCTCGAGCTCGAAGCGCCCAATCTGCATGAGATCAACCTCGACCGGGTGATCGCGTTCGGGCACACCTGGAGCCCGACCCTGGAGCTCACTCCCCCCGACCCGTTCTTCCACGGCCACGCCATCAACATCGACATGGCGTTGTCGACGACACTGGCCGAGCAGCGCGGCCATCTGTCGGTCGACGAGCGCGACCGGGTGCTCGGATTGATGAGCGACCTGGGCCTGGCACTGGACAGCCAGTACTTGACGCCGGAACTGCTGAGCACAGCCACGGCCGCCATCTTGAAGACCCGCGACGGCATCCTGCGGGCGGCTGTGCCGGCACCGATCGGCCGTTGCCTCTTCCTCAACGATGTCGGCGTCGAGGAGCTCGCCGAAGCCCTGGTGTTGCACAAGAAACTCTGTCTGGATTATCCCCGCGGTGGTGACGGCGTCGACATGTTCACCTCGACGACGTATGGCAGCTGCCATGCATGA
- a CDS encoding HAD-IA family hydrolase yields MSAILFGSISTLVDTSELQRRAFNESFEAHGLDWQWSQPDYVSMLESNGGAQRIADYAEARGEDVDADAVHTTKSQIFQELLVTAGLKARPGVVATVNEAKRRDVKLGFVTTTSPENISALLESLSPDIDADTFDVIVDRDSVASPKPDAAAYLFALEQLDEDADSAVAIEDNVGGIAAASAAGVKCVAFPNENTADGDFAAAADTVDALDPEQLVGLVA; encoded by the coding sequence ATGTCTGCCATCCTTTTTGGCTCGATCAGCACGCTCGTCGACACCTCAGAACTGCAGCGCCGTGCGTTCAACGAGTCGTTCGAGGCCCATGGCCTTGACTGGCAATGGTCGCAGCCTGACTACGTGTCGATGCTCGAGTCGAACGGTGGTGCGCAACGCATCGCCGACTACGCCGAGGCGCGCGGCGAGGACGTCGACGCCGACGCCGTGCACACCACGAAGTCGCAGATCTTCCAGGAATTGCTCGTCACGGCAGGACTCAAGGCGCGGCCGGGGGTCGTCGCGACGGTCAACGAGGCGAAGCGCCGCGACGTCAAACTCGGCTTCGTCACGACCACCTCGCCGGAGAACATCTCGGCACTGCTGGAGTCGTTGAGCCCCGACATCGACGCCGACACGTTCGACGTGATCGTCGATCGCGATTCGGTGGCAAGCCCCAAGCCGGACGCCGCGGCGTATCTGTTCGCGCTGGAGCAACTCGACGAGGATGCCGATTCCGCCGTGGCGATCGAAGACAACGTCGGCGGGATCGCCGCCGCGTCGGCCGCCGGCGTGAAATGCGTTGCCTTCCCCAACGAGAACACTGCGGACGGCGACTTCGCGGCGGCCGCCGACACCGTCGACGCCCTCGACCCAGAGCAACTCGTCGGCCTCGTCGCCTAA
- a CDS encoding TetR/AcrR family transcriptional regulator, which yields MAPGPGDKTPGPGEDARVARTRADVSRAALGVLTDEGSDAVTHARVAELAGYSKTTLYTHWPSRVDLIVLAVDALGELPHHERTGNLRDDIIGELEAFRGGITEMRLDLILTGMAQWASVEEMRVIRDKINNSGQGQMRAMLGEILDGAELEAALSMLTGVVACPSIMFGTLPDDDVIAAAVDIVLRSAQRRKAFKR from the coding sequence ATGGCACCCGGACCGGGCGATAAGACGCCGGGTCCCGGCGAGGACGCGCGGGTGGCTCGCACCCGCGCGGATGTCTCGCGCGCGGCCCTCGGGGTGCTGACAGACGAAGGTTCCGACGCCGTGACCCATGCGCGGGTGGCCGAACTTGCCGGCTACTCGAAAACAACTCTGTACACGCACTGGCCGTCGCGGGTGGACTTGATCGTGCTCGCGGTGGATGCGCTGGGCGAACTCCCGCACCACGAACGCACCGGAAATCTACGCGACGACATCATCGGCGAACTCGAAGCCTTCCGCGGAGGCATCACCGAGATGCGTCTGGACCTCATCCTGACCGGGATGGCGCAGTGGGCTTCGGTCGAGGAGATGCGGGTTATCCGCGACAAAATCAACAACTCCGGCCAGGGACAGATGCGCGCGATGCTCGGGGAGATCCTCGACGGAGCCGAACTCGAGGCCGCCCTGTCGATGCTGACCGGCGTGGTGGCCTGTCCGTCGATCATGTTCGGGACCCTGCCGGACGACGACGTGATCGCGGCCGCGGTCGACATCGTGCTGCGCAGCGCGCAACGCCGGAAGGCATTCAAGCGCTGA
- a CDS encoding alpha-hydroxy acid oxidase, producing the protein MTYVDTVVERRIPKVRDFAPLIRFRTPRFDRVQRRLDDAQTIHDLRRIAKRRTPRAAFDYTDGAAEDEISLGRARQAFRDIEFHPTILRDVSTVRTGWQVLGGPVALPFAIAPTGFTRLMHTEGEVAGARAAERAGIPFSLSTLGTASIEDVVAAAPQGRKWFQLYMWRDRDRSMALVRRAAEAGFDTLLATVDVPVAGARLRDVRNGMSIPPSLTLRTTLDAAVRPRWWFDLLTTEPLSFASLDRWSGTVGEYLDQMFDPSLTFDDLAWIKAQWPGKLVVKGIQTLDDARAAVDVGVDGIVLSNHGGRQLDRAPVPFHLLPAVARELGAHTEILVDTGIMSGADIVAAVALGARCALIGRAYLYGLMAGGEAGVRRALDILSGQLIRTMKLLGVSCLEELSDRHVTQLHRLAPVRPT; encoded by the coding sequence ATGACCTACGTTGACACAGTGGTCGAACGGCGGATACCGAAGGTGCGCGACTTTGCGCCGCTGATCCGATTCCGCACACCTCGGTTCGACCGCGTGCAGCGTCGGCTCGACGACGCCCAGACCATCCATGATCTGCGCCGCATCGCCAAGCGGCGGACGCCGCGCGCGGCCTTCGACTACACCGACGGCGCCGCCGAGGACGAGATCTCTCTCGGTCGGGCACGACAAGCCTTCCGCGACATCGAGTTTCATCCGACGATTTTGCGCGACGTCAGCACGGTCCGGACTGGATGGCAAGTACTGGGCGGGCCCGTCGCGCTGCCGTTCGCGATCGCGCCGACCGGATTCACCAGGCTGATGCACACCGAAGGCGAAGTGGCCGGCGCCCGCGCTGCCGAGCGCGCCGGCATCCCGTTCTCGCTGTCGACGCTGGGCACCGCGTCGATAGAAGACGTGGTCGCCGCTGCGCCTCAGGGCCGCAAGTGGTTTCAGCTGTACATGTGGCGTGACCGGGACCGGTCGATGGCGTTGGTGCGCCGCGCCGCCGAAGCCGGCTTCGACACGTTGCTGGCTACCGTCGACGTCCCGGTTGCCGGTGCGCGACTGCGTGACGTGCGCAACGGGATGTCGATCCCGCCGTCGTTGACGCTGCGGACCACGCTCGATGCCGCGGTGCGGCCGCGCTGGTGGTTCGACCTGCTGACCACCGAACCGCTGTCCTTCGCGTCGCTGGATCGCTGGTCGGGAACGGTCGGCGAGTATCTGGACCAGATGTTCGACCCGAGCCTGACCTTCGACGACCTGGCATGGATCAAAGCGCAGTGGCCGGGCAAACTCGTCGTCAAAGGCATCCAGACCCTCGACGACGCGCGGGCGGCTGTCGATGTCGGCGTCGACGGCATCGTGTTGTCCAATCACGGCGGCCGGCAACTCGATCGGGCCCCGGTGCCGTTTCATTTGCTGCCCGCGGTGGCGCGCGAGCTCGGCGCGCACACCGAGATATTGGTCGACACCGGCATCATGTCCGGTGCCGACATCGTGGCCGCCGTCGCGCTCGGTGCGCGCTGCGCGTTGATCGGTCGGGCATATCTGTACGGGCTGATGGCCGGCGGTGAGGCCGGCGTTCGTCGCGCGCTCGACATCCTGTCCGGGCAGCTGATCCGCACGATGAAACTGCTCGGCGTCAGTTGCCTGGAAGAACTGTCGGACCGGCACGTGACACAGTTGCACCGGCTTGCACCGGTGCGACCGACCTGA
- a CDS encoding DUF1810 domain-containing protein translates to MQSASDPFDLQRFVDAQARVYTQVVDELRAGHKRSHWIWFVFPQIAGLGSSPTAARYAISSLDEARAYLRHDLLGPRLRECTRLVNAVQDRSIGQIFGSPDDMKVRSSMTLFGRATDDNSEFVELLARYYDGEEDPLTLQRLS, encoded by the coding sequence ATGCAATCCGCAAGCGACCCCTTCGATCTGCAGCGTTTCGTCGACGCGCAGGCACGGGTGTACACGCAAGTCGTCGACGAATTGCGGGCCGGCCACAAGCGCAGTCACTGGATTTGGTTTGTCTTCCCGCAGATCGCCGGCCTGGGCAGCAGCCCTACGGCGGCTCGCTACGCGATCTCCTCACTCGACGAGGCACGGGCCTATCTTCGCCACGACCTGCTCGGACCGCGGCTGCGCGAATGCACCCGGCTGGTCAACGCGGTCCAGGACCGCTCGATCGGGCAGATCTTCGGGTCGCCCGACGACATGAAGGTGCGGTCGTCGATGACGTTGTTCGGCCGCGCGACTGACGACAACAGCGAGTTCGTCGAGCTGCTGGCGCGCTATTACGATGGCGAGGAGGATCCGCTGACGCTTCAGCGGTTGTCGTGA
- a CDS encoding alpha-amylase family protein — protein MTAPAWVEHVIWWHVYPLGFVGAFPADTPPEPGEHRLRRIAGWFDHAIELGASGIALGPIFASRTHGYDTTDHYRIDPRLGDDDDFDHLITEARRRGLRVLLDGVFNHVGFEFDADARWLRGRPGRFHTFEGHGDLLTLNHDNPDVVDYVADVMAHWLRRGADGWRLDAAYAVPQSFWATVLPRVRRRHPEAWFVGELIHGDYASAVREAGFDSVTQYELWKAIWSGLNDGNFFELDHALQRHSDFVTSFAPLTFIGNHDVTRIASRLQRPEHLAHALVILMTVGGVPSIYAGDEFGYQGIKEERFGGDDAVRPEFGTPPAQLDSRGLEIWSLHQYLIGMRRRHPWLHRASTSALRLENRQYLYRTSHGDQSLVVALNIDDKNMEVRLDSGSAEVIAGSGAPPPESVDSVSVEPHGWRVLRPVHDNR, from the coding sequence TTGACCGCGCCCGCCTGGGTTGAGCATGTGATCTGGTGGCATGTCTATCCGCTGGGCTTCGTCGGTGCTTTCCCTGCTGATACCCCGCCGGAACCCGGTGAGCACCGACTGCGTCGGATAGCCGGCTGGTTCGACCACGCCATCGAGCTCGGTGCATCGGGGATCGCGCTGGGACCGATCTTCGCTTCGCGCACACACGGTTACGACACCACCGACCACTACCGCATTGATCCGCGGCTCGGTGACGACGATGATTTCGACCATCTGATCACCGAGGCGCGGCGGCGGGGCCTACGGGTACTGCTCGACGGGGTGTTTAACCACGTCGGCTTCGAGTTCGACGCCGACGCGCGCTGGTTGCGCGGGCGCCCAGGCAGATTTCACACCTTCGAAGGCCATGGCGACCTGCTGACGTTGAACCACGACAATCCCGACGTCGTCGATTACGTCGCCGACGTGATGGCGCACTGGCTTCGGCGCGGAGCCGACGGGTGGCGGCTGGACGCTGCATACGCTGTGCCGCAGAGTTTTTGGGCGACGGTGCTGCCAAGGGTCCGCCGGCGTCACCCCGAGGCGTGGTTCGTCGGCGAGCTGATTCACGGTGACTACGCTTCCGCCGTTCGCGAAGCCGGATTCGACTCGGTCACCCAGTACGAGCTGTGGAAGGCGATCTGGAGCGGGCTGAACGACGGAAACTTCTTCGAGCTGGATCATGCGCTGCAGCGGCACAGCGACTTTGTGACAAGCTTTGCGCCGCTGACGTTCATCGGCAACCACGACGTGACTCGGATCGCGAGCCGGCTTCAGCGCCCCGAGCATCTCGCGCACGCATTGGTGATCCTGATGACGGTGGGCGGGGTCCCCAGTATCTACGCGGGCGACGAGTTCGGATACCAGGGGATCAAAGAAGAGCGATTCGGCGGCGACGATGCGGTGCGTCCAGAATTCGGCACTCCCCCAGCACAACTCGATTCTCGCGGGCTCGAAATATGGTCTCTTCATCAGTACCTGATCGGGATGCGACGCCGCCACCCGTGGCTGCACCGCGCCTCGACCTCCGCACTGCGGCTGGAGAACCGGCAATACCTGTACCGGACCAGCCACGGTGACCAGTCTCTGGTCGTCGCGCTCAACATCGACGACAAGAACATGGAAGTGCGGCTGGACTCCGGCTCGGCGGAGGTGATCGCCGGAAGCGGGGCACCGCCGCCGGAGTCCGTCGACTCGGTGTCCGTCGAGCCGCACGGCTGGCGGGTTCTGCGGCCGGTTCACGACAACCGCTGA
- a CDS encoding nucleoside deaminase — translation MVVSQVDVHRLRRCVELARIALEQGHAPFGAMLVGSDGRILYEDFNRTTDNDLTLHAELGVTRWAVANLAPVQRIRATVYTSCEQCPMCAAAHAWAGLGRIVYATSCAQLTGWLAEWDAPAPPVAMLPIGTVVPRVVADGPAPELEDEMRTLYEARYRR, via the coding sequence GTGGTGGTCAGCCAAGTCGATGTGCATCGGCTGCGCCGTTGCGTCGAGTTGGCCCGCATCGCACTGGAGCAGGGTCACGCGCCCTTCGGTGCGATGCTGGTCGGCTCGGACGGCCGGATTCTCTACGAGGACTTCAACCGCACCACCGACAACGACCTGACCCTGCACGCGGAGCTGGGTGTCACCCGCTGGGCGGTCGCGAATCTGGCTCCGGTGCAACGCATTCGGGCGACCGTGTACACATCGTGTGAGCAATGCCCGATGTGCGCCGCAGCGCACGCCTGGGCCGGGCTGGGGCGCATCGTGTATGCAACGTCGTGCGCTCAGTTGACCGGCTGGCTGGCTGAGTGGGACGCACCAGCACCGCCGGTGGCGATGCTGCCGATCGGCACGGTCGTGCCCCGGGTGGTGGCCGACGGACCGGCGCCCGAACTCGAGGACGAGATGAGAACCCTGTACGAGGCCAGGTACCGCCGTTGA
- a CDS encoding alkyl hydroperoxide reductase — translation MSIDNLKDALPEYAKDLKLNLGSISRSTVLNSEQLWGTLLASAAATRNTQVLAEIGAEAADNLSSEAYQAALGAASIMGMNNVFYRGRGFLDGKYDDLRPGLRMNIIGNPGADKANFELWSFAVSSINGCSHCVVAHEHTLREAGVEREAILESLKVAAIVAGVAQAITTAQTLAATG, via the coding sequence ATGAGCATCGACAATCTCAAAGACGCGCTCCCTGAATACGCCAAGGACCTTAAGCTCAACCTCGGCTCGATCAGCCGCAGCACGGTGCTGAACTCCGAGCAGCTGTGGGGCACCTTGCTGGCCAGTGCCGCGGCGACCCGGAATACCCAGGTGCTGGCCGAGATCGGCGCCGAGGCGGCGGACAACTTGTCGTCGGAGGCCTACCAGGCGGCGCTGGGCGCCGCGTCGATCATGGGCATGAACAACGTGTTCTATCGCGGCCGGGGCTTCCTCGACGGCAAGTACGACGACCTTCGTCCTGGCTTGCGGATGAACATCATCGGGAATCCGGGCGCGGACAAGGCCAATTTCGAACTGTGGTCGTTCGCGGTGTCGTCGATCAACGGGTGTTCGCACTGCGTGGTCGCCCACGAGCACACGCTGCGCGAGGCCGGCGTCGAGCGGGAAGCGATCCTGGAGTCGTTGAAGGTCGCGGCCATCGTCGCCGGGGTCGCCCAGGCGATCACCACCGCGCAAACGCTGGCCGCCACCGGATAG
- a CDS encoding peroxiredoxin, whose translation MALLTIGDQFPAYRLTALIGGDLTKVDAKQPEDYFTTISSGDFEGKWRVVFFWPKDFTFVCPTEIAAFGKLNDEFIDRDAQVLGVSVDNEFVHFQWRAQHEDLKKLPFPMLSDLKRDLSEATGALNADGVADRVTFIVDPNNEIQFVSVTAGSVGRNVDEVLRVLDALQSDELCACNWKKGDPTIDAGELLKASA comes from the coding sequence ATGGCACTGCTGACCATCGGCGACCAGTTCCCCGCCTACCGACTGACCGCGTTGATCGGTGGCGACCTCACCAAGGTTGACGCCAAGCAGCCCGAGGATTACTTCACCACAATCTCCAGTGGCGACTTCGAGGGCAAGTGGCGGGTCGTGTTCTTCTGGCCGAAGGACTTCACCTTCGTCTGCCCCACCGAGATCGCCGCGTTCGGAAAGCTCAACGACGAGTTCATCGACCGCGACGCCCAGGTGCTCGGCGTCTCGGTCGACAACGAGTTCGTGCACTTCCAGTGGCGGGCGCAGCACGAAGACCTGAAGAAGCTGCCCTTCCCGATGCTGTCTGACCTCAAGCGCGACCTGTCCGAGGCCACCGGGGCACTGAACGCCGACGGCGTCGCCGACCGGGTGACCTTCATCGTCGACCCGAACAACGAAATCCAGTTCGTGTCGGTGACCGCCGGTTCGGTGGGGCGCAACGTGGACGAGGTGCTGCGGGTGCTCGACGCCCTGCAGTCCGACGAACTGTGCGCGTGCAACTGGAAGAAGGGCGACCCGACGATCGACGCCGGCGAGTTGCTCAAGGCATCGGCCTGA
- a CDS encoding hydrogen peroxide-inducible genes activator codes for MTDKTYQPTIAGLRAFVAVAEKQHFGSAAMTLGVSQSTLSQALSALETGLGVPLIERSTRRVFLTSEGRQLLPQAQAVIEAATAFSAAAAGASDPLQGSIRLGLIPTVAPYVLPTLLAGLADQLPGLSLRLIEDQTERLLGGLRDGSVDAALIALPAETSGITEIPIYDEDFVLALPPGHPLAGKRRVQPTALADLPLLLLDEGHCLRDQALDVCRKAGVHADLANTRAASLATAVQCVTGGLGVTLIPQSAVPVETARSRLELAYFATPRPGRRIGLVFRSSSGREAPYRQLAGLMGELLCGDKQVRPAR; via the coding sequence ATGACCGATAAGACTTATCAGCCCACGATTGCTGGCCTGCGGGCCTTCGTCGCCGTGGCGGAGAAGCAGCATTTCGGCAGTGCTGCAATGACTCTCGGCGTCAGCCAGTCGACTCTCTCGCAGGCCCTGTCCGCGCTGGAGACCGGTCTGGGTGTGCCGCTGATCGAGCGCTCCACCCGCCGGGTCTTTCTCACCTCGGAAGGCAGGCAGCTGCTGCCGCAGGCCCAAGCGGTGATCGAGGCGGCCACCGCATTCTCGGCGGCGGCCGCGGGTGCGTCCGACCCGCTGCAGGGCAGCATCCGGCTGGGCCTGATTCCGACGGTGGCGCCGTACGTGCTGCCGACTCTGCTCGCCGGCCTGGCCGACCAGTTGCCCGGCCTGAGCTTGCGGCTCATCGAAGACCAGACCGAGCGACTGCTCGGCGGCTTGCGCGATGGGTCCGTCGACGCGGCGCTCATCGCGCTACCGGCCGAGACCAGCGGCATCACCGAAATACCGATCTACGACGAGGATTTCGTACTCGCGCTGCCGCCCGGGCATCCGCTGGCGGGCAAGCGGCGCGTGCAGCCAACCGCGCTCGCGGACCTGCCGCTGCTGCTGCTCGACGAGGGGCACTGCCTGCGCGACCAGGCCCTCGATGTGTGCCGCAAGGCGGGCGTGCACGCCGACCTGGCCAACACCAGGGCGGCATCGCTGGCGACCGCGGTGCAGTGCGTGACGGGCGGGCTGGGCGTCACGTTGATCCCGCAAAGTGCGGTGCCCGTCGAGACCGCCCGCAGCCGGCTGGAGCTGGCCTATTTCGCTACGCCCCGTCCCGGCCGCCGCATCGGGCTGGTCTTCCGATCGTCCAGCGGCCGCGAGGCACCGTATCGGCAGCTCGCCGGGCTCATGGGCGAGCTGTTGTGCGGCGACAAGCAGGTTCGCCCGGCCCGGTAG
- a CDS encoding PaaI family thioesterase encodes MLDFTLENISAEDVERLRAVYEPLAQSVRELIDATVRTQVEAADVAVAKAEIDAATARLRRKQLDGSFGVRYLASGERMAWGNAVIGIRNPIAPPVEIQHDSSGTSWCDFHLGAAYEGPPGHVHGGVAALILDHLLGEAASDGINPRLTGTISFRYLRATRLGDLHAEAATTRVDGVKTFAAGHLADDHGVTVEAEGVFIQPRWARGE; translated from the coding sequence ATGTTGGACTTCACGCTGGAGAACATCAGCGCCGAGGACGTCGAACGACTGCGTGCCGTCTACGAGCCGCTGGCCCAGTCGGTCCGGGAGCTCATCGACGCCACGGTCCGGACCCAGGTGGAGGCCGCCGACGTCGCGGTGGCCAAAGCCGAAATCGACGCGGCCACCGCCCGTTTACGCCGTAAGCAGCTCGACGGCTCGTTCGGGGTTCGCTACCTGGCCAGCGGCGAGCGGATGGCCTGGGGTAACGCCGTCATCGGTATCCGCAATCCGATCGCGCCGCCGGTGGAGATCCAGCACGACAGCTCGGGCACCTCGTGGTGCGATTTTCATCTCGGCGCCGCGTACGAAGGGCCGCCCGGTCATGTGCACGGCGGAGTCGCCGCCCTGATACTCGACCATCTACTGGGCGAGGCCGCCAGCGACGGCATCAACCCGCGGCTGACCGGGACGATCAGCTTTCGCTACTTGCGCGCCACCCGACTCGGGGACCTGCACGCCGAAGCCGCGACCACCCGCGTCGACGGGGTGAAAACCTTCGCGGCGGGCCACCTCGCCGACGACCATGGCGTGACCGTCGAAGCCGAAGGCGTGTTCATCCAGCCACGCTGGGCCCGCGGCGAGTAG